CGGCCAAGGCGTAATGGTCGAGATCGATCTGCAGCACGTCAATTGGGGAGACGCTTACCCGAGCTTGCCTGAGCTCGTGCAGAAGAAGGTCAACGCCAGCCCTCCCTTCGCCTGGGTGGAGCTCGACGGCAAGGCGTTGGGTATCGCTGTTCCTCGCAAGCAGTACACGGAGATCACGATCCCGTGGCATTCGATTTTGAGCAAGCTGATCGCCCAGGGACATCTGAAAGCGCCGAGCGGCGGCAACCTCGCCAGCGGCAAGACCACGGCGTTCAACGTAGCCACTGAGGTTCGCAATGGCGGAAACGGCAAGAGCACCGTCAGCGCGGAGGCGCGGGTCACCGATTTCCGCATCAGCGCCAAGTGACTCCGTCGGTGCGGACGGTTACTGGACGGAGGGGCGCACAGCTCGTACGCTTCGTTCATGCGCAGGATGGGATGGGCGGTATTTCTCGGCTTGGGTTGGCTCGCGGCGTGTGGGGGCAGTGACGACGCGGGGCTGAGCGGTACGGGCGGCAGCGCGACCGGAGGTGGGACTAGCGATGCGAGCGCGGGCACGAGCGGCACTGGCGCTACGAGTGGCACCGCGGGCACGAGCGGCAACGCCGGTACGAGTGGCGGTGGCGGCGTCGCAGGCGGATCCGGCAGTAGTGGAACGAGTGGCTCGTCGGGTGACGGAGGGTCGAACACCGGCGGCACAAGTAGCGGCGGCACGAGCAGTGGTGGCACGAGCAGTGGCGGGACGAGCAGTGGCGGGACGAGCAGTGGCGGCACGAGCAGCGGCGGGACGAGCAGCGGCGGCACGAGCAGTGGCGGCACGAGTAGCGGCGGCACGTCGGGCAGCGGCGGAGCGAACACGGGCGGCAGTGGCGGACAATGCAACGATGCAAACCAGTGTCCGAAACCGACGTGCGCGGGCGTCGGCGTGTGCAAGCAGACGACCTACCAGTGTGTCAATGGCGGATGCGTCCCACTAACGGTCACCATGCCGAACTCGACTTGCGACCAGAGCACCGGCAAGTGCGGACCGCTCAGCCTGGGCTGCAAAACGAACTGCGACTGCTCGCAAGGGCTGCTCTGCGTGTCGGGGCCGGGAGGAACCGGCGTCTGCGTCGCCGGTACGATTCCCGCGTACTGTTGTAGCAAACCCGGATGCCCCACGGGCCAGAAGTGCACGGACCACAATGGCAACGAGGGCATTTGCCCCTGACGCGTGCGGCGCATGCCGCAGCCGTGTGTCAATTCACCACGGGCACATTGGAAAACAACGCCGCCTGATTCTCGGAAATCAGTGCGCGGTGAACCTGAGCCTGGACTGCGTAGTCAGCGCCCTCCACCGACTGCACCGCCGACACGTTGTGGAACCGCGGCGTCGTCGGGCACGCGCACCGGCCGTCCATCGTGCATGAGATGTAGTTGTTCAGGGGCAACCAACGACGATCGTACTGCGTGTCGGCGCGGCTCGTGGTGTTGGTCGACTTGCGCGCACTAGGAAGACGTCTGGGGCTGGCGTTTGCGAGCGTACGAGCGCAAGATGATTGCGTGGCGAAGAACCCAATGCCGCCGCCGCACCGCGCGGCACTTCTGCTTGCGACCGCGGTCGCGTGCGCCGGTTGCCAACTGCTGTGGCCCCTGGACGACTACTCCGGTGGTGGCTCAGCCGGTGGCTATGTGGACGCGGGTAGCGCAGGAGCGGGGGGCGGGAGCGCCGGGGCCGCCGGCGATGGTGGCATTGGAGCTGCGAGCGGGAACGGAGGCGCGAGTGGCGGCGGCGGTGCGAGCGGCAGCGCGGGGACAGGTAGCGGCTGCGGCGCGACCGGCAATAGCGGTGGAATCGCGGGCGCGTCGTGTGCGATTCCGATCACAGCCCTTCGCGATCCCAAGCACCCGGCGCACCCCGCAGAGGGCAGCCAGGTCAAGGTCGCGGGACTTTACGTCACCGCGCTGCGGTCCAGCCCCGAGACCGCGCAAGGGTTCTACGCACAAGACAAGACAGTTGGTCCCTTCACGGGGATCTTCGTGTTCATGGGTCCAACGGCACCCAACGTCGCTGTTGGCAACGAAGTAGCCCTAGCCGCGACCTACAGCGAATACAACGGCCTCTCCTCGCTGGTGGATGCCGTAGTGACCGTCACCAACGCCGGGACGACCCTGCCCTTTGGCCCGATCGCCATCAAGGACCCCAACACCGTTGCCACAAACGGTGCACAGGCCGAAGGCTACGAGTCGATGCTACTAAGCATCATCAGCGTGGAGGTGACGGTCATGAACCCGGACGCGCCTCAGGACCACGACGAATTCGTCGTCAGCGGTGGACTGCGCATCGACGACGAGTTGAGTCCGACGCTGGACAATACCTATGCAGTGGGCAAGAAGTTCTCGAAGATTACGGGAATCCTCAGCTACAATTACGACAACACCAAGCTGCTGCCGCGCGACGTTAGCGAACTGATGGAATAGAATCGTGACGTGCTCACACGCCGGCGGTCGAAATCCGTGGATCTGTAGTCTAGAGCGCAGCATCCAGTTGCCCTTCCCTATGCAGCATGTGCCCGCTCCGGTGCCAAGGGCTCCACGCCGCGGCGCCCTGAGCTGGCGATCGCGATCGAACAGCTGCAAGCTGGTGACGTCGTGAGGAATCCACTGCCGACGCTGCGCCGCGCCTCACTACTGCTAGTGACTGCTGTTGCGTGCTCTAGCTGCCAACTGCTGTGGCCCGTCGATGACTATTCCGTGGGTGAGACCGCGGACGGTAGCGTGGACGCTGGGGGAAGCGCAGGAATCGACGGCGGCGGCGGAATCGGAGCAGCGAGCGGTGGTGCGAGTGGCAGCGGTGGTGCGGGTGGCAGCAGCGGTGCAAGCGGTAGCGAAGGATCAGGCGGCGGCTGCGGCGCGATGGGGAACAGCGGGGGAGTGGGCGGTGGGACAACGGGGGGAACGTGTCCAACGATGTGGCTCGGGGCCCCGTGCACGATATGGGGTACCGTCTTCGGTGGCTCAGCGCAGTGCGACTGTCCGTGCTGTGACCAGATCCAAGCCTGCTGGGCGGACGCCAGCTGCGCTGGCTACGTTGGCTGTTGCGCTGCGAAGGGAACGGAGCTGCCGGTTTGTGACAAGTGCGGTCAGTGTGCCGGTAGCTCCACGGCCCTCATTTCGGCAGTCAAGGATTGCCTCGTGGCCTGCCTGCAGCCCTGAAGTGCCGACGTCGCGTCGAGTCATGCGCGTCATTCGCAGTTCCCTCTAGTACGCCCTGCTGAGTGCCTGCATGCTATTCTGCGACGAGCGTGACCGCTGACTCCAACGCGCCGCAAGTCGTAGGCCGCTACGCCGTGTACGACCGCATCGCCAGCGGCGGCATGGCAAGCGTGCACTTGGGACGGCTGATCGGCGTCGGCGGTTTCGCCCGAGTCGTGGCCATCAAGCGACTACATGCGCAGTTCGCGTCCGACCCCGAGTTCGTGTCGATGTTTCTAGATGAGGCACGAATGGCCGCGCGGATTCGCCATCCAAACGTCGTTCCCACGCTGGATATCGTGTCGGGCGAAGGCAAGCTCTTCCTCGTGATGGAGTGGATCCAGGGAGAGTCCCTGGCGCAACTGCAGAAGCGGCAGCTCCTTGGCGACCGGCCGATCAAGACGAAGATTGCCTGCAGCATCATCATCGGTGCACTGCACGGACTGCATGCAGCGCACGAGGCGAGGAGCGAACGCGGAGAGGCGCTCAATCTCGTTCACCGCGACGTCTCTCCGCAGAACATCCTTGTTGGCGTGGATGGCATTCCTCGCGTGCTCGACTTCGGCGTGGCCAAGGCCGTGGGCCGCGCGCAGTCCACGCGGGACGGCAGCGTCAAGGGCAAGCTGCGATACATGTCCCCGGAACAGGTAAAGGCTGCGCCGATCGACCGGAGGTCCGACCTGTTCGCGGCGGGCATCGTGCTGTGGGAGGCATTGTGTGGGCTCCGCTTGTTCAACGCCGACGACGCAGCGGGAGTCGTGCACGCCATCGTGAACCAAGAGATCGCCGCGCCCAGTAGCATCAACTCCTCGGTTCCACCCGAGGTCGACGGCGTCGTGCTGCGTGCTCTGGCGCGTGACCGTGAGATGCGCTTTGCGACGGCCGCCGAGATGGCCGACGCGTTGGAGCATGCTTGTGCACCAGCCACACAACGCGAGGTGGCCAACTGGGTGGTCGAGTTGGCGGGTGCTTCCGTGGCTCAGCGCGCCGCGCGTCTCGAAGAGATCGAGCGCGACGACTCTGCGGCCCACCTGTCGCCCGCCGCTGCAGAACCCGCCGAGATTGCCACGGAGACAGCGGCAATAGTAGCGGTGCCCCGCAAATCGACCCCGCTGCTGTGGCTCTTGCCGCTGGCGGCGCTGGTGGTGGGAGCGGCCGTGCTCGTGTTGGTGGTAGTCATCCTGCGCCCGACGCACCCCGGCACGATGCGTGCGGGCATCGCGAAACCGCCAATGCCGTCCTTCTCCACGCCTTCGCCGACAGAGGGTCCCCCTGCAGTCAGCCCAGTGGCTCCGACGCCTTCGGCAGCACCGCCCACACCGAAGCCGAAGCAAGCCGCGCAAGTAAGGAAGTGTAACCCTCCCTACTACTACGCGACCCAAGGCGGTAAGGTGATCAAGAAATGGAAACCAGGCTGCCTCTAGCGCCGACGTTGCTGGCGGCTCTGCTGCTGACGACGAGTGTCGCCACCGCGGGGAGCCCCACTGCGAAGCAGTGCATCGAAGCCTATGAGAGCGCGCAGTTGACGCGGCAGGATTCCAAACTCGTTGAGGCGCGCGCGGCACTGCTCGTGTGCGCGAGCGAGGCGTGCCCAAGTGTGATGCGGAAAGACTGCGTCCTGTGGTTGGATGAGGTCGCCAAAGACGTTCCCAGCATCGTCGTGACTGCGCGCGGCCCCGACGGCGATATCGCCGAGGTTCGCGTCGCGGTCGACGGCAAGGTGGTTGCAGAACGCCTCGATGGCAAACCCCTCGAGCTCGACCCTGGTTCGCACGCGATCGTGCTAGAAGCCGAGGGGTTTAACGCGGTCAAGCAGCAGATCGTCCTCGCCGTCGGACAGCGCAACCGGCGCCTCAACATCGAGTTCGCGCCAGCGCAGACGCAGCCGTCTTCGCCTCCAAGCACCGATCCAAAGGGCGACCGCCAGGTTCCGACCGCAAGCTGGATTCTGGGAGGCGCAGGCGCGCTAGCAATCGGTGTCGGCGGGTACTTTGGCATCCGCGCTCTCAACCGCCGAAGCGATCTGGACGCCTGCAAGCCCGGCTGTGACTCCGCGGCTGTCGGCGACGTAGAGCGCGACTACGTCATCAGCGAGGTGGGCATCGGCCTTGGCCTCGTCGCAGTCGGCTCCGCGATCTACTTCGCGTTGACCGACGCACCGCAGCAGACGTCGACGCCGGCGCTGCGTGTCGTGGCGCAGCCCGCAGGCGCGAGCGTTGGCCTTGCGGGTCGCTTCCAGTGAGCCGCGCTCGTCGGCCCTCGCCGTAGGACCATGCCGCCGTCACCTGTCAATTCAGCACGGGCACATTGGAGAACAAGGCTGCGTTGTTGCCGGCCATCAGCGCGCGGTGAACCCGAGCCTGCACCGCGTAGTCACCGGCGTTGACCGTCTTGTGGTTCGCGCGGTGATGTAAATCGTGGCCTTGCCGTTCTTGGCGAGTGCCTGCAGCATGTCCGTGGGCACCGATGCAGCTTGAGATGCGGCAGGGAATTCGCAGCGTAGCGAGACGCTCGCCTGGGCAGGAGCCGAAGCGAGGCCAAAGATCTGCACGACCACCGGATCGGCTCCACCGTTTGCCCAAGTGATTTGATAGGGCTTCGTGCGATCCACGCTTGCCGCTTGGCTGGTCGACGTCGTCAGCGCCACCGATGCTGGCATCTTCTGCGTCGCTTTGAACGCCGGAACGACATCGCCGGGTGCAGAGATCTCGATCTCGTCGCCACTGCTCGCAAACGGTGGTGACACGGTCTGCGGCGCAAGCACGTAGCCGGTGTCAGCTTGGAAAGGTAGCGCTGACAGCGCCTGGCCGGTCGTTGCGTTGCGGAAGGTGATGTCACCGGCACCGACGATGGTCCCGGTAGGAACGGTGTCGGTGCACACGTCCAGGGTGCAGTTGCCGTTCGTCACCCGCGTGCAGTCGGGCGGTACCTCCGGTCCGAAGCGAGCTTGCAACGCTAGTTGTGAGCTGTTGCCCGACACGGCGTCGTACTGATAGAGCTCGACGATGCCGCTCTGGGTCGGAGGTGGCCCGTCCGTGCCCGCATCTTGCGCGCCGGCGCCGGCGGCGCCGCTCTGCGCTCCGCTTCCGCCGCCACCGCTTTGTCCGCCGCTTCCACCTGAGCCACTGCCTTCGTGAGTGGCGCGGCTGCTGCAGGCAAAGGCGGCAGCGCAAAGCAGGGTGGCTGCGATGGTCAACCTTCGGCTGGTGGACAGGAGTGAACTCATCATAGCGACGAGTCTACCATCCCATCCTCCAGAGCGCGCGCGTCCGAGCGCACGAGCTGTAGTCGAGTGCTTCCAGCGTGACGGTTAGTCTTGAACCATGGCCCGTCGAGCATCGACCGCAGAATCGCAAAGTCGTCATGAGCAAACGTTGGGCCGCGCGCGGCTCGTGGTCCTGGCATTGCTCTCGATGGCTGCGCCAAGCTGCGGCGGTGACGACGCCGCGACCGAAGCCGAGCGCCCTGCTGGTAGCGGAACCGGTGGAAGTGCCGGGCAAGGCGGGACGGGCGGTTCCGCGGGCGCGGCAGCTGGCGGCGGCAACGCAGGGAGCGGAACTGGCGGCGGCACGGCGGTCGGCGCCGCGGACTTCGTCCCGCTGCATCCCTACCGCGCCCTCGACACGCGTGGCTCGGCGATGCCGTCGAGCGGCGCGCCCGCATGTGTGACGCTTGCGGGCACAGGTCCGATCCCCGCGGACGCGAAGGCGGTGCTGGTGAACATCGCGGCCGTCACGCCGACTGGTGCCGGCCACTTCGTCGCGTACCCCGAAGGCAGTGCCGAGCCGAGCACCTCCACGGTCAACTACGCGAGTGCCAACGTTGCCAATGGGGCCATCGTCGACTTGGGCGCCAGCGGTGCGATCTGCGTCGTCCCCAAACAGGGACAGGCGCACGCCATCGTGGACGTGTCCGGCTACTTCACGGCGAACTCGAGCTACCGCGCCATCACCCCGAGTCGAGTCGTCGATACGCGCACGGGCGCCATCCAGAGTGCAGGTGACGCGCACTGCGTCAACGTTGCGGGTGTAGGGGACGTCGCCGCCGACGCCGCTGCCGTCATCGTCAACATCGCAGCTGTGAATGCGCCGAGTGCGGGTCACTTGCGCGTGCACCCCGATGGATCGCCCGCCACCGACACATCGACCCTGAACTTCGCCGCTGGGCAAACCATCGCCAATGGTGCAGTCGTGCCCGTGGGCACCGACGGCCGCGTCTGCGTGACGATGGCTCCCACCTCGACCCACTACGTGCTGGACGTCACGGGCTTTCTCGCGGCTTCCACCAAGTTGCAGCCCTTGACGCCCACGCGACGCCTGGACACCCGGAAGACTGGACGACTCGAAGCAGGATCGATCACCTGCTTGACCCTCGCTGACTCGGATCTGCCGGCGAATGCCCGGGGGGCGCTGCTCAACCTCACTGCCATCCAGCCCTCGGCAGCGGGTTTCGCCGTCGTCTATCCCGAGGGACACATCAAGCCGACCACCTCCACCATCAACTTCGCAGCGGGCGCGGTGGTCGCCAACAACGCCATCGTGCAGCCCGGAGACGGCGGTCGCGTCTGCATCCACACCAGCGCTGCGACGGATCTGGTGCTCGACGTGTCTGGCTTCTTTGCGTCGACAAGCAGCGATCTCCCCTGCGCGAGTGTGAGCTGCGGCACTCCCCCACCACCGGTATGCTCCGGCGGAACAGAGCTGATCACCCACGCCGCGACGGGCGTCTGCAAACTCGGCACCTGCATCTACGAAGAGAGCGCAAAGGCCTGCACGTGCAGCGGCAACGCCTGTTGACGCGCGCTCCGTAGCGCGGCGCACTAGCTAGAACGCCACACCGAAGCCGAGCATGCCGCCAGTGCGCGTTGGAATGGCTGCGGCACTGATCTGCGGCGGGACGGATCGCGCGGGCGCACGCAAGCGTACGAGCTGCGATCGTGACTTTCGTCGCGCGCGGAGTCTCTCGGGGTCTTCGGGTTCGAGCTTGAACTCGGGGCGGATGGAAGTGCCGAGCATGGTCAAGCCGACCGGCGTCGCGACCATGGCAGTGAGCAAGAGCGGCTTCAGCAGGGAGCAGTCTTTTCCTTCGACGGTTTCTGTTTGGCACTCGTGGGGAGGCGTGAAGAGAAAGGCGACTGTGCCAACGAGTGCACCGATGCCGATCACGCTCAGCGCGACGCCGCCCCAGCGATGGAGTTCCGTGTCCGGGTCGAACTCGAGGGTCATGGCGCCATCCACCGTGATCTCGCGACTTCCGCTAACCGTGCCGGGGCCCGGATGGACCCAGAACTCGTACTTGCCTGGCGTCAGCTCGACGACGCAGCGCTCGTAGCATTGCGCCACACGCCGACCGCGGCGAAACACCGACACCTTGACGTCGCGTTCCGTCACCATGATCCCCACTGGCACCGTGCAAGCGCTCGGTCCCGCGGGTGCAATTGGCAAACTGCGACCGACTGGCGCCTCGGCGACCGGATGCTCAGCGACTGGATGCTCAGCGACTGGATAGCGCGCGCCCGGCGGACGTGGAGGCGGCGTCGCGACCGTCTGCGCGAATGCAGATCCGGCAACGAGAATCGACGCCGCAGTCCATCCGACGTGCTTGAACCGAACCACGACGTGCCTCAAGAGCAAGCGTCGTTCCACGTCCCCTTTGTGCTATGCCGCGCGGATTTTCCGCGTCGTCCAGCATCCTCACGCACCGCGCCACAGTCAAAGTGTGGTCAACGCGAGACAGACACCGACGCAAACTAGCGTCGGTCGATTGCCCGCTCGGGTGCACGCCTTCTTGGTGGCAAGGATGGGACCTTCGTTCGCGCACGAGGCGTTCAGCTCCCGGCGGCACAAAGCGCGCAGCTTTCTCCGAGCGCGCTCCAGGCGAACAAGGTTTCAGCCCGCGCCGATGCATGAGCGCTCTGCTTTCGCCGGGAGGGCCCCAGGGCGAACAGTGCTTCAGCCCTCGCCGAACACGTAGCGGTACATCATGTCCGCCAGGGCGAGACGCAGTGCCTGCCCGTGGCTGCTCGGGCGCGTGGTGCCGCCGTCGCGGATGGTCGCCATGGCCACCTCTTGCGATGCGATCTGAATCACTTCCGCGGCCGCCGAGGGATCGGGGATGCGCTCGCGAGTCGTCACTTGCTCCAATAGCAGCGCGAGGAGCTCGCGACTCCGCGCCTCGAAGTCGATACGGATCTGCTCGATCTCCGGATCTCGTAACGAAAGCGCCAAGAACACGCGCTGCAGGCGCGGATTGATCGCAGTGTTGGCGAACAACACGTCGATCACGTGGTTGACGGCAGCGCGGCGGTCTTTCGGCGTGCGGGTCGCACCAAAGACTTCCGGCGTGAGGTTGCTCATCACGCTGTCAAAGGAGTCGCTCAAGTACGCTTCGATCAGCTCGATGAAGGCTTGCCGCTTGTCCGAGAAGTAGCGGTAGAACGTGCCGACGCTGACGCCCGCGCGGGCAGCGATGTCCGGTGTCTGGGCGTCGTCGAAGCCGAGCTCCGCGAACACCTCTGCCGCCGCCGCCAAGAGCGCCGCATGGGTTTCCCGCGCCCGGGTCTGGGTGAACTCGCGGGTGCTCCTGCGCGTCTCGCCGCCTTCACGAACCCCGTGGCTCGCGTCACTGCTCTCGCCGCTCCCGCCGCCGTTCGCATTTTCGCCGCTCCTACCGCCGCTGGCGCCAGCGCTTCCTCGCCGCACGCTCTCCGGCGCGGGCGGCGCTTCGGAGAGCGCTTTCACGGACTTGCCCATGATTTCCCTTCATTTAGCATGGGTAGGACAAAAGTGAAACAGGTTTCATTTTTACGCTTGACCCAAGTCACCTCGAGATCAAAACTGAATTCGGTTTCAGTTTTCGGAATTTTCGGAGGAGCAGCCATGGCCGAGCGCAACCGTGCCGTCGACGTCGAACAGATCGAAGCGTCCCTCAACATCTCTTTCAATTGGGGATACGAGAAGACGCGCCAAGACTTGCGCGAGCTTTACAGCAAAGCGAAGCGATCCCAGTGGGACTCCGACGAGCGTCTCGATTGGAGCGTCGATGTAGATCTGGAGAAGAACTACATCCCCGAGTTCATGCACCCGCTCTTCGGCTCGGAGCTCTTCGCCAAGCTCGACGAGAAGAAGCACAAGGAGCTGAACATCGAGATGCCCGCCTGGACGCAGTCACAGTTCC
This genomic stretch from Polyangiaceae bacterium harbors:
- a CDS encoding serine/threonine-protein kinase, yielding MTADSNAPQVVGRYAVYDRIASGGMASVHLGRLIGVGGFARVVAIKRLHAQFASDPEFVSMFLDEARMAARIRHPNVVPTLDIVSGEGKLFLVMEWIQGESLAQLQKRQLLGDRPIKTKIACSIIIGALHGLHAAHEARSERGEALNLVHRDVSPQNILVGVDGIPRVLDFGVAKAVGRAQSTRDGSVKGKLRYMSPEQVKAAPIDRRSDLFAAGIVLWEALCGLRLFNADDAAGVVHAIVNQEIAAPSSINSSVPPEVDGVVLRALARDREMRFATAAEMADALEHACAPATQREVANWVVELAGASVAQRAARLEEIERDDSAAHLSPAAAEPAEIATETAAIVAVPRKSTPLLWLLPLAALVVGAAVLVLVVVILRPTHPGTMRAGIAKPPMPSFSTPSPTEGPPAVSPVAPTPSAAPPTPKPKQAAQVRKCNPPYYYATQGGKVIKKWKPGCL
- a CDS encoding TetR/AcrR family transcriptional regulator; amino-acid sequence: MGKSVKALSEAPPAPESVRRGSAGASGGRSGENANGGGSGESSDASHGVREGGETRRSTREFTQTRARETHAALLAAAAEVFAELGFDDAQTPDIAARAGVSVGTFYRYFSDKRQAFIELIEAYLSDSFDSVMSNLTPEVFGATRTPKDRRAAVNHVIDVLFANTAINPRLQRVFLALSLRDPEIEQIRIDFEARSRELLALLLEQVTTRERIPDPSAAAEVIQIASQEVAMATIRDGGTTRPSSHGQALRLALADMMYRYVFGEG